The following are from one region of the Streptomyces decoyicus genome:
- a CDS encoding MFS transporter has product MTTAMGAALRRIQLGNALSAFGSGFTVPYLYVYVAKVRDLGASTAGAVLAMLAVAALVVLPLTGRVIDRRGPLPVAVIGSVCAAIGSLGIGLSASEPLVIAAAIALGAGIAVIQPALATMIVWCSTTVTRSRAFATQFFLNNLGLGVGGLVGGLLVDESHASSFVRLFAIEAVMFLVLGAAVATVRLPRAPKVEDPVPTEERAKGAWRAMFADRRMVWLCVLGFVLFFACYGQFESGLAAYATEVTRIPPASLGIALAANTAAIVAAQFVVLKLVERRRRSRVMALVGMVWTVAWIAAGLSGLVHGAQVVATTLLISTYALFGIGESMLSPTVAPLVADLAPASLIGQYNSAFALVKQLALAVGPAVGALMVGHGMYVAYIGMLVVCALGITVLSLRLGRMLRPEQDNPHRAVASLPAARVPAEPAAEAVVCGA; this is encoded by the coding sequence GTGACCACCGCGATGGGCGCCGCGTTGCGCCGGATCCAGCTCGGGAACGCGTTGAGCGCGTTCGGGAGCGGCTTCACCGTTCCGTATCTGTACGTCTATGTGGCGAAGGTGCGGGATCTCGGCGCGAGTACGGCCGGTGCCGTACTGGCGATGCTGGCGGTGGCCGCGCTGGTCGTCCTGCCGCTGACCGGTCGCGTCATCGACCGGCGCGGGCCACTGCCGGTGGCCGTCATCGGTTCGGTCTGCGCCGCCATCGGCTCCCTGGGGATAGGGCTGTCCGCCAGCGAGCCGCTGGTCATTGCGGCGGCCATCGCCCTCGGTGCCGGGATAGCGGTCATCCAGCCGGCGCTCGCGACGATGATCGTGTGGTGCTCGACGACCGTGACACGGTCGCGGGCGTTCGCCACCCAGTTCTTTCTGAACAACCTGGGGCTGGGCGTCGGCGGACTGGTCGGCGGGCTGCTGGTCGACGAGTCGCATGCGTCGAGCTTTGTGCGGCTGTTCGCCATCGAGGCCGTGATGTTCCTGGTGCTCGGCGCGGCGGTGGCGACCGTACGGCTGCCGCGGGCGCCGAAGGTCGAGGACCCGGTGCCGACCGAGGAGCGGGCCAAGGGCGCCTGGCGCGCGATGTTCGCCGACCGGCGGATGGTGTGGCTGTGCGTCCTGGGGTTCGTGCTGTTCTTCGCCTGCTACGGGCAGTTCGAGTCGGGGCTGGCGGCCTACGCGACCGAGGTCACCCGGATCCCGCCGGCCAGCCTGGGGATCGCGCTGGCGGCGAATACGGCGGCGATCGTGGCGGCGCAGTTCGTGGTGCTCAAACTGGTCGAGCGCCGGCGGCGCAGCCGGGTGATGGCGCTGGTCGGGATGGTCTGGACGGTGGCGTGGATAGCCGCCGGGCTGTCCGGGCTGGTGCACGGTGCGCAGGTGGTGGCGACGACGCTGCTGATCTCGACGTATGCGCTGTTCGGTATCGGTGAGTCGATGCTGTCGCCGACGGTGGCTCCGCTGGTGGCCGATCTGGCGCCGGCTTCCCTGATCGGCCAGTACAACTCGGCATTCGCCCTGGTCAAACAGCTGGCGCTGGCGGTCGGTCCGGCCGTGGGCGCACTGATGGTGGGGCATGGGATGTATGTGGCGTACATCGGGATGCTCGTGGTCTGTGCGCTGGGGATCACGGTGTTGTCGTTGCGGCTGGGGCGGATGCTGCGTCCGGAGCAGGACAATCCGC
- a CDS encoding MarR family winged helix-turn-helix transcriptional regulator, with amino-acid sequence MPEPSDAAADTAEPSLEEQIAAYQREFQDLDPQVEQVVSALQRLNRRMNVAYGRQTATLGLSNAEWEVLKALVVSGAPYEMGPGELAKLLGLTPAAMTHRIDRMANEGLVTRERDENNRVRVIVALTHEGREKWLEAMRLATVFEEDLLQDLSGEERQLLGQVLTRLLRRVEDAQPDADGRLSDLD; translated from the coding sequence ATGCCTGAGCCCTCCGATGCGGCCGCCGACACTGCCGAGCCGAGCCTCGAGGAACAGATCGCGGCCTACCAGCGCGAATTCCAGGACCTCGACCCCCAGGTGGAGCAGGTCGTCTCCGCACTTCAGCGCCTCAACCGCCGGATGAACGTCGCCTACGGGCGGCAGACCGCCACCCTCGGCCTGAGCAACGCCGAATGGGAGGTCCTCAAGGCCCTCGTCGTCTCCGGAGCCCCCTACGAAATGGGCCCCGGCGAACTCGCCAAGCTCCTAGGCCTCACGCCGGCCGCCATGACCCACCGCATCGACCGCATGGCGAACGAGGGTCTGGTCACGCGCGAGCGCGACGAGAACAACCGCGTCCGCGTCATCGTCGCGCTGACCCACGAGGGCCGCGAGAAGTGGCTCGAGGCGATGCGCTTGGCGACGGTCTTCGAGGAGGACCTCCTCCAGGACCTCTCCGGAGAGGAACGGCAGCTCCTCGGCCAGGTCCTGACCCGTCTGCTGCGCCGCGTCGAGGACGCCCAGCCCGACGCCGACGGGCGTCTGAGTGACCTTGACTGA